A single window of Mycoplasma bradburyae DNA harbors:
- a CDS encoding P30/P32 family tip organella adhesin: MFKLKKLKSKLIGLSFVLPGAIALGSGFGASNQNKQQHSHKLVLHDGEDNSVGPKNITSEAWFYPVVGSGAGLIAVSLILGLGIGIPIAKKKERMMLQEREEHQKMVESLGMIEQQNQAQTTEEVQETDQAQPNQENLALQASAQPGVINQPNMGMGQPNPGMMNPNMQAQGNNPNMGFANNQMGPRPGFPGQPGQMPNQMGPRPGFPGQPGQMPNQMGPRPGFPGQPGQMPNQMGPRPGFPGQPGQMPNQMGPRPGFPGQMPNQMGPRPGFPGQIPNQMGPRPGFNPQNGPR; the protein is encoded by the coding sequence ATGTTTAAACTTAAAAAGTTAAAATCCAAATTAATCGGACTTAGCTTTGTATTACCAGGAGCAATTGCTCTTGGTAGTGGTTTTGGTGCAAGTAATCAAAACAAACAACAGCATTCACATAAATTAGTGCTTCACGATGGTGAAGATAATTCTGTTGGTCCTAAAAATATTACTTCAGAAGCTTGATTTTACCCAGTAGTTGGTTCAGGGGCTGGATTAATTGCAGTTTCTTTAATCTTAGGTCTTGGAATTGGAATTCCGATTGCTAAGAAAAAAGAAAGAATGATGCTTCAAGAACGTGAAGAACACCAAAAAATGGTGGAATCACTAGGTATGATTGAACAACAAAATCAAGCACAGACTACTGAAGAAGTTCAAGAAACTGATCAAGCTCAACCAAATCAAGAGAATTTAGCTTTACAAGCAAGTGCTCAACCTGGAGTAATTAATCAACCTAATATGGGAATGGGTCAACCTAATCCAGGTATGATGAATCCTAATATGCAAGCTCAAGGTAATAATCCAAATATGGGCTTTGCTAATAATCAAATGGGTCCAAGACCTGGCTTCCCTGGACAACCAGGACAAATGCCAAATCAAATGGGTCCAAGACCTGGTTTCCCTGGACAACCAGGACAAATGCCTAACCAAATGGGTCCAAGACCTGGCTTCCCTGGACAACCAGGACAAATGCCTAATCAAATGGGTCCAAGACCTGGTTTCCCTGGACAACCAGGACAAATGCCTAACCAAATGGGTCCAAGACCTGGTTTCCCTGGTCAAATGCCTAATCAAATGGGTCCAAGACCTGGCTTCCCTGGTCAAATACCAAACCAAATGGGTCCAAGACCTGGTTTTAATCCTCAAAACGGACCAAGATAA
- a CDS encoding adhesin P1: MKKSILKLSATLTPFALIGLGSFGLAAINSAKPSDAKLVKHEGESAQENQSNLLDTARRWRNSNFTSASIEGTNPGALVLTGKKSISRIDLYGNVVWTFDPASSDLGEKVGYYDANNEFKQFTGTVPFQVSDLSSKTVVEAIQDQQDPNAFYLLLIPDVAVAQQQETKDHTFENYYVPDTPVSAGGEEDSETAEGAGGGAAPAPAAVASTGGGVPGARSSVKLVDGEGTATGSNGMAETVIDYETGNSIPKPKQLKESSESIESINEGKSYSSINSDKKLQGVIVKVNENLFNKSTPFLVENMSFIKPKDMVDNYPSNWKKTTENNKYTNVVKFYNQANPSYEADRGYFNAKYYPKRLETQKDTPLVDSSFSPNEHPEWFDEQKNFVMPWMQYITNLGGLYAKNNTVYLFGGNGTWVNNESALSIGVFRTKFGSSSTEAPGTSKTVGYPYAILLSSISIQKANLAQFVPGVAGLGQDLGYHYVPRLAVGGVSSPKSAGGNIFIGSTITWGTNGGTILDTKWHTPSVIEDATRTDKTTTVSNETIPKRWSNLYDYNSTSSASLLSKPAGGNTKQVESLFSTALKLDALNALPDQFDEQNKVVFTYAMLDGRQWSLGSWKDSTWFVSDNINSFNYNTQNQLANGGENRNPRNILNALTTARGFDRRSIGNVVYTYSSTDQSLTYYYQVGATITTWPEIKANYKNNANINFYHLNKSDFGSTTNDQNGDQSKLNSAYNTSAADTWYNGSIYVKKSKFTPSSQGYTWKDFKGLTTTSSKAVISNWTKAGYSIRPEGDTSFNVSKISFDRSITAAVEVSALDSYYVQLEGSKSLNSVSRKSSTTNALSLSADTIKNPLNNRNEVIGQGNFISKDNIPSSFFENKINDIIVKDSDGSEVLNSKYINSIYSYTPPADNKDIKLRLLVVDRSKATNDFIKLLPQVLVDGEYVPVPQANSVFVSDREFTGFNALPGYILPVAISIPIIIIALALALGLGVGIPMSQNRKMLKQGFAISNKKVDILTTAVGSVFKQIINRTSVSNIKKSPQMLQSAKKPAAKPAASGAKPAAPAAKPAGPAKPTGPAKPAAPKPKAPAK; encoded by the coding sequence GTGAAAAAATCTATTTTAAAATTATCGGCCACACTTACTCCCTTTGCTTTAATCGGTTTAGGTAGCTTTGGTTTAGCGGCTATTAATAGCGCTAAACCAAGTGATGCTAAACTAGTTAAGCACGAAGGTGAATCGGCTCAAGAAAACCAGTCTAATCTTTTAGACACAGCTCGCAGATGAAGAAACTCTAACTTTACATCTGCTTCTATTGAAGGTACCAACCCTGGTGCTTTAGTTTTAACTGGCAAAAAATCTATTAGCCGTATCGATTTATACGGTAACGTTGTTTGAACATTTGATCCAGCAAGCAGCGATTTAGGTGAAAAAGTTGGTTATTACGATGCTAATAACGAGTTTAAACAGTTTACAGGAACTGTACCTTTCCAAGTATCTGATTTAAGTTCTAAAACTGTAGTAGAAGCTATTCAAGATCAACAAGATCCTAATGCTTTCTATTTATTATTAATTCCAGATGTAGCAGTTGCTCAACAACAAGAAACTAAAGATCACACTTTTGAGAATTACTATGTTCCAGATACTCCTGTTAGTGCTGGTGGTGAAGAAGATTCTGAAACTGCAGAAGGTGCAGGAGGTGGTGCAGCGCCGGCTCCAGCCGCAGTAGCTTCAACTGGCGGAGGAGTTCCGGGTGCTAGATCATCAGTTAAATTGGTTGATGGTGAAGGAACAGCTACTGGTTCAAACGGAATGGCTGAGACGGTTATAGATTATGAAACAGGTAATAGTATACCTAAACCTAAACAGTTAAAGGAATCTTCTGAAAGTATCGAATCTATTAATGAAGGTAAAAGTTATTCTAGTATTAATAGCGACAAAAAACTTCAAGGTGTAATCGTAAAAGTTAACGAAAATTTATTTAACAAAAGCACTCCGTTTCTAGTAGAAAACATGTCTTTCATTAAACCTAAAGACATGGTTGATAACTATCCTTCTAATTGAAAAAAAACTACAGAAAACAATAAATATACTAATGTTGTTAAATTTTACAATCAAGCAAATCCTTCTTATGAAGCTGATAGAGGATATTTCAACGCTAAATACTATCCTAAACGCCTTGAAACTCAAAAAGATACACCATTAGTTGATAGTTCGTTCTCTCCAAACGAACATCCAGAATGATTTGACGAACAAAAAAACTTTGTTATGCCATGGATGCAATATATAACAAATTTAGGTGGTCTTTACGCTAAAAATAACACGGTTTATTTGTTTGGTGGTAATGGTACTTGAGTTAATAATGAATCAGCTTTGAGTATTGGTGTTTTTAGAACGAAATTTGGATCAAGTTCCACAGAAGCTCCAGGTACATCAAAAACGGTAGGTTATCCTTACGCAATTTTACTTTCTTCGATTTCAATTCAAAAAGCTAATTTAGCTCAATTTGTTCCTGGTGTTGCTGGATTAGGTCAAGATTTAGGTTACCATTATGTTCCTAGATTAGCTGTTGGCGGTGTAAGTTCTCCTAAATCTGCGGGCGGAAATATATTCATAGGTTCTACTATTACTTGAGGTACCAATGGTGGAACAATATTAGATACTAAATGACACACTCCTTCAGTTATTGAAGATGCGACAAGAACAGATAAAACAACAACGGTTTCTAACGAAACCATTCCTAAAAGATGATCAAATCTTTATGATTATAATTCGACAAGTTCGGCATCATTATTAAGTAAGCCTGCTGGCGGTAATACAAAACAAGTTGAATCGTTATTTTCTACAGCTTTAAAATTGGATGCATTAAATGCATTACCTGATCAATTCGACGAACAAAATAAAGTTGTATTTACTTATGCTATGCTTGATGGTCGTCAATGAAGTTTAGGTTCATGAAAAGATAGTACATGATTTGTTTCTGACAACATTAATAGCTTCAATTACAATACTCAAAACCAATTAGCAAATGGCGGAGAAAATAGAAACCCAAGAAATATATTAAATGCATTAACGACTGCAAGAGGTTTTGATCGTAGAAGTATTGGTAATGTGGTTTATACATATTCTAGTACTGATCAAAGTTTAACTTATTATTACCAAGTTGGCGCAACAATTACAACATGACCAGAAATTAAAGCTAATTACAAAAATAACGCTAACATTAATTTCTATCACTTAAATAAATCTGACTTTGGTAGTACAACAAATGATCAAAATGGAGATCAATCAAAATTAAATAGCGCTTATAATACATCTGCTGCAGACACTTGATATAATGGATCGATTTATGTTAAAAAATCTAAATTCACTCCTAGTAGTCAAGGATATACATGAAAAGACTTTAAAGGTTTAACAACAACTTCTTCTAAAGCTGTTATTTCAAACTGAACTAAAGCTGGATATAGTATAAGACCTGAAGGTGATACAAGTTTTAATGTTTCTAAAATTTCTTTTGATAGAAGTATTACAGCTGCTGTTGAAGTTAGTGCCTTAGATAGTTATTACGTTCAATTAGAAGGAAGTAAGTCGCTAAACTCTGTATCTCGTAAGAGTTCTACTACTAATGCTTTATCTCTAAGTGCTGATACTATAAAAAATCCTTTAAACAACAGAAATGAAGTAATTGGTCAAGGTAATTTTATCTCTAAAGACAATATTCCTTCATCATTCTTTGAAAATAAAATTAACGATATTATCGTAAAAGATTCTGATGGAAGTGAAGTACTTAATAGTAAATATATCAATTCAATTTACTCTTATACTCCTCCTGCCGATAATAAAGATATCAAATTAAGATTATTAGTTGTTGATAGATCAAAAGCTACTAACGATTTCATTAAATTATTACCTCAAGTTTTAGTTGATGGTGAATATGTTCCTGTGCCTCAAGCTAACTCAGTGTTTGTTTCTGATCGAGAATTTACAGGGTTCAATGCTTTACCTGGTTACATCTTACCTGTTGCGATTTCTATTCCTATTATAATTATTGCTTTAGCTTTAGCTTTAGGTTTAGGTGTTGGTATTCCGATGTCTCAAAACCGTAAGATGCTTAAACAAGGATTTGCTATTTCTAATAAGAAAGTTGATATCCTTACAACTGCTGTTGGTAGTGTATTTAAACAAATTATTAACAGAACTTCAGTTAGTAACATTAAGAAATCACCTCAAATGTTACAATCTGCTAAAAAACCTGCTGCTAAACCTGCTGCTTCAGGCGCTAAACCTGCTGCTCCTGCAGCTAAACCTGCAGGTCCTGCTAAACCAACTGGTCCTGCTAAACCTGCTGCTCCAAAACCAAAAGCTCCAGCTAAATAA
- a CDS encoding cytadherence protein A, which translates to MNISKKLKSYSLISGLVGIGILGSVSFAINKEVSNQNNTQLVNQARTVDANSINLNQIGNNDSLFNSVLKDDNDNFITSSKISIVKLDSFTKPMYGLDLSDDFSGYEVKQIVADYTTSKNRFDGKQNRVYYALLVNENVNIHVKRVGTGSDTRNNTRLGSKSDMSKLAIGGVDNPAHVIRIVDDGTKFTFKKDTEGEIVNDFILDAPLLPKNLSSDWYNLYIQRDILPNDVNVVTLPTPVGRVSGSSQSDGMFDFGNGVASSTKPTTPSSATGKKDSEDNVKKNIKTSFQLDEKFVYPQWTGDEENKQITRASNFSADNYWNFNFPEAPNVALKEDTVNVFSRLYLNSVNSLSFIGDSIYIFGSSKLPSLWYYSFPTKLTDLNDLNLVKISDSEASSTDNGMFENTNTLKTYRSFGIDEKPISDNKIDETNWSNPNVIEGRIYSDYRLGISDEIAKSNASAFISGSTGGVSFTSTGSSVILRASYNNEKKPDGNFQPYLYVFGYQNYQQTRGDTSHWNGTYKLVNVGDYDFISAAKVGTETNGLRDKTLKFRMLGGFLNEDDARSLSKIPYIKDSSSSDRTIFKNGYSDNNYEYDQSILGYDGIRNNLDAGLKATSFVNLNRPDANGLESVAAVTYLRAQIGLAKTSSASIPFGNNHQIISTNPIDAFSSIKNIKSIIPGEELWYFLFTDEGKKSSIYTLKLPESSNPDLSSSFSPTSLVAQKQINLVLPLLKDSLYTVDSSGNVSLYSSSQGSPSDFVKSQSFNSNLEEIAFSGSGSTYTSDFWGTIEFKPAQYLIENGFTNSVAKDFVTNESFLNSLVNFTPANAGTNYRVIVDPDGDLTNQKLPIKVQIQYLDGKYYDAKLKNKGYVSFSYNNFASLPSWVLPTAIGSTLGILAIMIILGLSIGIPMRAQRKLQDKGFKTTFKKVDTLTSAVGSVYKKIISQTANVKKKPAALGAAKTPAKPGEKPAAPKPAGAAPAKPAGPAKPSGPAKPSAPKPAAPKK; encoded by the coding sequence ATGAATATATCGAAAAAACTTAAAAGTTATTCTTTAATAAGCGGATTGGTTGGAATTGGTATTCTTGGATCAGTTAGCTTTGCAATTAATAAAGAAGTTAGTAATCAAAATAACACACAATTAGTTAATCAAGCTAGAACTGTTGATGCTAACAGCATCAATCTTAATCAAATAGGTAATAACGACTCTTTATTTAATTCTGTTCTAAAAGATGATAATGACAATTTTATAACATCATCTAAAATATCTATTGTTAAATTAGATAGCTTTACTAAGCCTATGTATGGTTTAGATTTATCTGATGACTTTTCTGGATATGAAGTAAAACAAATTGTAGCTGATTATACAACCAGCAAAAATAGATTTGACGGAAAACAAAATAGAGTTTATTATGCTCTTTTAGTGAATGAAAATGTTAATATTCATGTAAAAAGAGTTGGAACAGGTTCAGATACAAGAAATAATACTAGATTAGGTTCTAAATCTGATATGTCAAAATTAGCTATTGGTGGCGTTGATAACCCTGCTCATGTAATAAGAATTGTTGATGACGGAACTAAATTTACTTTCAAAAAAGATACAGAAGGTGAAATTGTTAATGATTTCATTTTAGATGCTCCGTTATTACCTAAAAATCTATCTTCTGATTGATATAACTTATACATCCAAAGAGATATTCTTCCTAATGATGTAAATGTAGTTACACTACCTACTCCTGTAGGTAGAGTTAGTGGTTCTAGTCAATCTGACGGAATGTTTGATTTTGGTAATGGAGTTGCTAGTTCAACAAAACCTACTACCCCTAGTTCTGCAACTGGAAAAAAAGATTCTGAAGATAATGTCAAAAAGAATATTAAAACTTCATTTCAATTAGATGAGAAATTTGTTTATCCTCAATGAACTGGTGATGAAGAAAATAAACAAATTACTAGAGCCAGTAATTTTTCTGCTGATAACTATTGGAATTTTAATTTCCCTGAGGCTCCTAATGTTGCATTAAAAGAAGATACTGTTAATGTTTTTTCGAGACTTTATTTAAATTCCGTTAATTCATTATCTTTTATAGGTGACAGTATTTACATTTTTGGTTCAAGTAAATTACCATCGCTTTGATATTATTCATTCCCTACGAAACTTACAGATCTAAATGATTTAAATCTTGTAAAAATTAGTGATTCTGAAGCATCATCTACAGATAATGGAATGTTTGAAAATACTAATACTTTAAAAACATATAGAAGTTTTGGTATAGATGAAAAACCAATTTCTGATAATAAAATTGATGAAACTAACTGATCTAATCCTAATGTTATTGAAGGAAGAATATATTCTGATTATAGATTAGGTATTAGTGATGAAATTGCTAAAAGTAATGCTAGCGCATTTATAAGTGGATCGACGGGTGGTGTATCATTCACATCAACAGGTTCTAGTGTTATTTTAAGAGCTTCATATAATAATGAGAAAAAGCCTGATGGTAACTTTCAACCATACCTATATGTTTTTGGTTACCAAAACTATCAACAGACAAGAGGTGATACAAGTCACTGAAATGGAACTTATAAATTAGTAAATGTTGGCGATTACGATTTTATAAGTGCTGCTAAAGTTGGAACAGAAACTAATGGACTTAGAGATAAAACTCTGAAGTTTAGAATGCTAGGTGGCTTCTTAAATGAAGATGATGCAAGAAGCCTTTCTAAGATACCTTATATAAAAGATAGTTCTTCTAGTGATAGAACAATTTTCAAAAATGGTTATTCAGACAATAACTACGAGTATGATCAATCAATTTTAGGATATGATGGTATTAGAAATAATTTAGATGCTGGTCTTAAAGCTACAAGTTTTGTAAACTTAAATAGACCAGATGCTAATGGTTTAGAATCTGTTGCTGCTGTTACATATTTAAGAGCTCAAATTGGGTTAGCTAAGACTTCTAGTGCAAGTATCCCTTTTGGAAATAATCACCAAATTATATCTACAAACCCAATTGATGCATTCTCTTCAATAAAGAATATTAAAAGTATTATTCCTGGAGAAGAATTATGATACTTCCTATTTACTGATGAAGGTAAAAAATCGAGTATCTATACATTAAAACTTCCTGAATCTAGCAATCCTGATTTATCAAGTTCATTTAGTCCTACAAGTTTAGTTGCTCAAAAACAAATTAATTTAGTTTTACCTTTATTAAAAGATTCATTATATACAGTTGATAGTTCAGGTAATGTTTCTTTATATTCAAGTAGCCAAGGGTCTCCAAGTGATTTTGTTAAGAGTCAAAGCTTCAACTCTAACCTAGAAGAAATTGCTTTCTCTGGATCTGGTTCTACATATACTTCTGATTTCTGAGGGACAATCGAATTTAAACCTGCTCAATATCTAATTGAAAACGGATTTACGAATAGTGTTGCTAAAGACTTTGTTACTAACGAAAGTTTCTTAAACAGTTTAGTGAACTTTACTCCAGCTAATGCTGGTACCAACTACAGAGTAATAGTTGATCCAGATGGTGATTTAACTAACCAAAAATTACCTATCAAAGTTCAAATTCAATACCTAGATGGTAAATATTACGATGCTAAATTAAAGAACAAGGGTTACGTATCTTTCTCTTATAACAACTTTGCATCTTTACCTTCTTGAGTATTACCTACTGCTATTGGTAGTACATTAGGTATCCTTGCTATTATGATTATCTTAGGTTTATCAATCGGTATTCCGATGAGAGCTCAAAGAAAATTACAAGACAAAGGGTTCAAAACAACATTCAAAAAAGTTGATACATTGACTTCAGCTGTTGGTTCAGTTTACAAGAAGATTATTTCACAAACTGCTAATGTTAAGAAAAAACCTGCTGCTTTAGGTGCCGCTAAAACTCCAGCTAAACCAGGTGAAAAACCTGCTGCTCCAAAACCAGCGGGCGCTGCTCCAGCTAAGCCAGCAGGACCAGCTAAACCATCAGGACCAGCTAAACCTTCTGCTCCTAAACCTGCTGCTCCTAAAAAATAA